aagaatctatcacgtataagatttttattacttgaagttcatacgaaacttacttttcaactaaatctcttaggtcagtgggtagcgagttacactttcgagcgcaaggtccacggttcaaatcctgcacacgcccgaatttttttatttttttaatttttatagcaataattatatacatgtataattgaatatagttatacataattatatataattatatagggccattttttatatataatttttttactcggatgggcatgaacagacatgaacatacctgatcaggcctggtcaggcatggtcatttttcatgtctgatcaggcctgaagactcatgcctgttcatgtctgatcaggtctgatcattttttcccgggtatatattttaatctaATACCTGTCCCGATCGTAGTCCACAGACGGATAGGGCATCGTTTCTGATGTTATCCAACGTGACAGAGTTTCATTGAGTTTGCCTGACTCATATTCATACTTTGTTATTTGTATTTCTAAATGTATCGGGctagtatttaatttttcagatttttgtGAGTCAATATGATTAAGTCTAACCCCAGTGATAATCATATCGATTGGCGCTATAACTTCATCAAGATGTAAAGTTCTTTGTTTCGATCCGAACAATGCATAGTCTTTTCCCTCAACTAAAGGTATCTTATTGTCTTCTTccagtttataaaaaattcctgCAGATTCATTAGATATGTATTCAAAATCTTCAACTTCAATCCATTCAAAAGTACTATTATCAATTTCAGCCTCTTTCATAAGTTCTCCCTGTTGTATTTGAATATGAATAACTTtatctttttcaataaatctaaCGCCTGTGACAACCCTATAAtgattttatcataaaataaaaataaaatcataatagttaatttattataacattttagagtaaactaaaataaaatggacACCTTTAAGACAAAAATCTATTAATTACAACATGTATTTggttaaaaaacaattacccATATAATGATTTTGTAGCGATCTTGCTCAAACCTGACCCTAGTTGTCTACGTCTTTACTCGTATAACACTCTAGTTCAAGGCTTGAGAAAGCCTGGCCTTAAGTTCGATAGACGTTTAGTGTCTTTTCCTACCTATGTGTCATGTTGCAGATAGTTGAGGCTAGATTTCAATAGCAAGTCTAGTGCAAGTCTTACACAAGAAATTCATGCCAGATCATAACTCAATTCTGGAAGAAGACTATAGTTGAAAATAGTTGCGCATGGCTTGCTTAAGATCTGCTAAAAGCTCAAAATTGACCTTGAGCCTTGAGCGGATCTGGAGTAAGCCATGTgtaagtacacggaaaaaaaattctaccaaaatttacgatgttaacatcgtaatctcggactagacttttattaacgtcaatttttaaatgttttatttcaaattttattatgtgggttatattttttactatttaacatcgtaattttaacaaagacttttaggattaaaaattactgcaaaaattacaatttaacatcgtaaaaaaaaatacactttaaaaactatatttattcgtacatttaatatttctatttactttttaacaaaataaatattacagtgccgcctctgttataatacgatggaagctataaaaagtacgatgttacatcgtactttttaaatagtaactgGGTCCTCCGCAAGTCGTTTATATGGATCTTAAAAACAACATATAGTGTAGGCTCTTCAGTGGCCGAGTGGTCCAAGGCGTCGGACACTTCGCACTCGAAAGGactcgggttcgaatccaactgccgaacgattattattttaatcttttatttaaaatttctcttcaaattttacgatgttacatcgtaatttatattaaagagcttaagacttcgtattatttgtctgaagtattatttcttaaatgaaatttccaaccctacatcgtaaaaattacgatgtgaaaagtctagtccaccaatacaataattaataggacaaattacgatgttagcattgtaaatttaactagaattttttttccgtgtacctGCCGTAAGTTACTGGTGCAAGCAATGCGCCAAAAACTTTTCAACTGCATTGCATCCAAGATATCTTCAATATTCTTCTGTACAATGCCTTCAGCAAGTCATGCACAAGTCTTGATGACGATTTATTGCTACATGATCTTCCGGAAGAtccatacgtagaaaaagacactagtgACTAGGGGTTTTGCTTAAGGCACTAGCACCAGAATCTTGCTCAAGCATTTGTTACTTGAATATATAACAGCATTTTCCTGCAGAATCTAGTACAAAGTTTTAAATTCCAAGTCTTGTAcaagacttgaaaaaaaaactttgtgttATATTGTACTTTAAGAATCGCACAAGAATATTGAAGATATTTTGCTCGAAGTTTGTGGTACAGTAACTTGACCTAATCTTGCACTCGGAATTACTTGCATATATTATCGCATGTCTTGTGCCAGATCTACGCAAGAAGTGTCATATTACATGATCTATCTCACTTCTGTTTCAGTCACTTTATCTCCTCCATTGGCATACGATACAGGGTCCTAGAGTAAGTGACAGAGATAGAAGTGATATTATAGATACTATTATATGACACTTCTTACACATCTGGCGCAAGATATGCGTTAGTGTCTGAAAGTAAGTTCTAGTGCGAGATTTGTTCAAGATTCGCGTAAATAAAACATCTCTAGCAAGACATCTTCAAGGTTGTTTTGTACAATATCACGTTCAAGTCcccccgggtcgaaaaatttgacctgattttagtctgattgaactatttgatctgattttaatcttttatgaaaattttaagctgtttttgtcctgctactttaaaaaacaaacgcgttacgagcagactaaattagattaattcgtgaactttagaaaattttagttctgaaaattttcagggataaaactagattaaatcatggacttataaaatttttatttatgggcaatatttatgaaaaaatattaagttgcagaattgattatgttttatttagtatttatttactatcttttgtttaaaaatgtcggcagttaatgaaaatttgacagcttaattttttagttgtcttcattgaatatgtatatcattgaataaaagtgataaaacaactcttaaaatatcaaaaattttctcttatttactggataaaattgaaaatattttggcataaaaaaacatcaaaattcttgtgctgcggagaaaaatgttggctcgaaatctaccaatttttattatgctgtcgaccaaacttgaaacagaaagtaaagtatccaaaaaaatactatgctcttataaaaaattattatgctggatcaaatttattataatgtatggaagtaattgatattggagctcatcgataagtttctcgtgcgtaataagtaatgtgatacagtataatcattttttgtaagagcacgataattttttggatgctttactccctgtttcaagtttagtcgacagcattgtaaaaattggtaggtttcgagccaacattttctctgtatgacatcttattatggaagcgcattagcatattttaaataccaagaatattaaaataaattaataaatctagattattattattattattattattattattattattattatttatatttataaaaagtcctgcatttgtccttaaaaacaattgaacacagaccaataattataataaaaaagtctgtttatagtctaaacgcgatttaaaaGAGACTAACTAttatacgaaaataagtctgatattagcctggataaggaatagtacgggcgaaaacagattaaattcttatataaaataaatacgatttataaacttgaattaaaggaaaaatatttgaatttatcatttattttaaaacagatctaattttttgacccgggccaGAACATTCTTGTCTTAGAATCTTACATTGATATCTTGTAACAGATTGATAGATATATAAAGACGTAGACAGCTAGGGGTCCTTTGCAAGACTCATAAAAATAGTACAAGACTACTACAGGATTGTGTACACCATCTTGGGCAAGTCTATTTAGTATCCATCAAAAGGTTCTTGTGATCAGTGCCTTGACTGAATACcgagtaaaagaaaaaaacttacAATCGTTTGCTATAATTTTCAGTTTGTCTTAGAGTCAGCCATTTTGCTTTGGTACAATACCCTTTGTATTAAAGACAAATTAAACCAATTGATCTACATGTTGCTTGAAATATTAGAAAATTGAGGTCTTAAACTCAAAGTGCGAATAGAAGTTGCATCAGGACGATCTTCGGTACAATGGCAAATGCAATTATCACAATTATATAAACCAGATattgaattttcaattacTTGTTCTTTCCCCTGACATTTTTCTTTAGGTCCATACCACCCGTTTGTGCTTTTAATCCATTGGTAACGTCTTGGATCATCTTTTGGCTGTAATATTtcgtttatattttctttgtatcTGAAGGTTATAATAAACGTGATAATTTATTTGGTATACTTGCAAGTTCACATATTGTTGAAGATCCAATCCAAGAACATTTATCCATTTTTCCACGACAGCCTCGATTGTGACAATGAATACTTTCTGAATTTGAAGGAGACCAGCTATAACAGCGATAAACATTTTTAGACGATGAAATATCATTGCAACCGAACGAGCATGTTTCTTTTGGAAATGCTTGAAATTCAttgataaacattttttgaaagAGATGCATAAATTCAACAAACGTTTCATCTTAAAACCAAGAAGAATTTACGTTATTAATCAAAACATAGAACAATGTATGTATTTTGTACAATTGTAATTCAATACCTCGAATATGTTCCGGTGGATCACAACGTATAATCTCTCTTGAAGCATTAACCAGGATTAATTGtgtcaaatttaaatacttttcattCCTTGCAGCACTTGCTAAAGCTACTTTTTCTATTTCCGGTCCAAATGAAACtgcgaaaaaataatatgtagCTTCAACGGGACCGGGTGAAGTGGTCCTGTCACAGCTATTTATAGGTCTTTGAGCTCTTTCTACAGTTTTGCTCGAAACCTtggatttaagtaaaaaatctaccagTCTCTAAGAAGAACTCTGATCTACAGCTACTGCGCAAGACTATTGTTCAGAACTAAGAAACCTACTCAATTACTtttttcaaggaattattACAATGTCATTACTATTAGGGGTGTCCCCAGGAAAATacatatacactggtcacagaaattaagggatagaaaaaaaatccgaaatttttaggtgattttcaacatgctgtaactcgctgaaaaatggtcgtataagaaaattaaaaaaagcaaattgtagcctcaagtttctagttttcagatctggacctcaaaattttttatcatgtacggttccggagtaatcataaaaaaaccaacgaaaaaaaaattttcaaaatttttgctggtctttcaatacctctatgggcgacagtaaatttttttgaataatccgactgtctgacttttctaggaaattttacgccctttaatttggtggccttaaaaagtctctacgacgatttggcgccgagttatcattgatcaaagcaaaaaagtccattttggctttgataatcaataactccgga
This window of the Microplitis mediator isolate UGA2020A chromosome 8, iyMicMedi2.1, whole genome shotgun sequence genome carries:
- the LOC130672878 gene encoding uncharacterized protein LOC130672878 isoform X2; its protein translation is MSRVLFSFLVTYFISKFLIPVMCSYFDNSLNPNYFHDIRQKLFSISNEMTTFNKNFTYYDQNKISNLRKKLYNASQEVMEIPIYSHKQKYVPPLGSFIHKYQLDEILHKFFTYIDRVGGMYKHYKAYSQSGLDGVTYHHLSMDEFITVVTTHQSGGLIDIMEQIYRIIVPSFIIPWADKSIRLGLLEFLILQRKKSHPDEICHLDNSLFHQINEIYALLCHAEILSYIMFVFSYVMLADKHKVSFGPEIEKVALASAARNEKYLNLTQLILVNASREIIRCDPPEHIRDETFVEFMHLFQKMFINEFQAFPKETCSFGCNDISSSKNVYRCYSWSPSNSESIHCHNRGCRGKMDKCSWIGSSTICELPKDDPRRYQWIKSTNGWYGPKEKCQGKEQVIENSISGLYNCDNCICHCTEDRPDATSIRTLSLRPQFSNISSNMVVTGVRFIEKDKVIHIQIQQGELMKEAEIDNSTFEWIEVEDFEYISNESAGIFYKLEEDNKIPLVEGKDYALFGSKQRTLHLDEVIAPIDMIITGVRLNHIDSQKSEKLNTSPIHLEIQITKYEYESGKLNETLSRWITSETMPYPSVDYDRDRFSFILLGLKYC
- the LOC130672878 gene encoding uncharacterized protein LOC130672878 isoform X3 produces the protein MLQERLYVVIHRNIFEMKRLLNLCISFKKCLSMNFKHFQKKHARSVAMIFHRLKMFIAVIAGLLQIQKVFIVTIEAVVEKWINVLGLDLQQYVNLQPKDDPRRYQWIKSTNGWYGPKEKCQGKEQVIENSISGLYNCDNCICHCTEDRPDATSIRTLSLRPQFSNISSNMVVTGVRFIEKDKVIHIQIQQGELMKEAEIDNSTFEWIEVEDFEYISNESAGIFYKLEEDNKIPLVEGKDYALFGSKQRTLHLDEVIAPIDMIITGVRLNHIDSQKSEKLNTSPIHLEIQITKYEYESGKLNETLSRWITSETMPYPSVDYDRDRIEILLTRSDNPTKFYSNIPSDETNLLIKFRATDVWKDAAQTVVPLFDIQPVTSPVRPLDGIGIIHKTTDNSGGFISLKIFTVNCAHHLRYISEDDIELYKTIANHEMFSYESYHHDPSDHFHYNYDN